ATTTGGCCGGAAAAAAGGCTGTGGTGGCAGAACTGACTTATGCCCAGCAGGATAAGAGGGTTGTTTATCTCAGGGCTCTGCGGCTCTTTTACGTGTATTTTGATTTGGACGGTAAAATAAATGAGGAATTAACCTTTCCTAAGCGGTCCAGTCAGGAGCTGCCCAAAAGGAGTAGCAAACAAAAGGTGGTAAAGTTGGGCAGGCGTGACAGGTACCCGGAGCTGACAAGGGAACAAAAGGACCTGGTAAAGAAAAGACTGCTAAGGGATTTCGGACAGGAGGTCTGGGATAATACCCCCATGCGGGTAAAGGCCATCTTGGATTGACAACTGCCGCTTAATTGGCCATACAACCGTTCAGGGAAGGCCTTTTATTTTAAATTTGGCTTAAGGCAGCTCAGGCCGAAAATATTGCTGTTGGGCGGAAGCCCTTAAAAAACAATAATGCAGCTTATTGCTAAAATGCAGCCTTGAGCTGCATTTTTTTTCATTTCACCGGGCTTTTGCTGACTTGGGGCGGTCCCGCCATTATACTTGGTATGACAAGGAAAAAAGGAGGACCTAAATTGCATAACCTAACAGAAGTGGAAAAGGAAAAGCTGCTAAACAAATTAATGTCAGCTCAACTTAAATTGAGCTTAGGCCTGTTTTCGGTTTTTGTGGTGGTGCTGCTGGGAACGCCGCTGCTTTGTTACTTCTATCCGGATATTGTCAATTACCGTGTGTTTGGTTTTCCCCTTAATTGGCTTTTTCTCGGATTGTTGTTTTACCCCCTTACCTGGGCAGTTGCCTGGATTTATGTAACTAAGTCCATTGCCATGGAAGAGCAGTTGGCAAGAGAATATAGAGAAGGTGGTGTGGCAGTTGACGGAGGTAGCATGGATTCCGTTGGTATTTGTAACAGCACTGACGGTGGGTACCGTTATGCTGGGGATGTACGTTCAGAAAAGTGTTAAAAGTGCTTCCGATGTCTATGTTGCATCGCGTTCAGTAAGTGTACCGATGAATTCGGCAGCCATCTCCGGCGAATACCTCAGTGCGGCTTCTTTTATGGGTATTGCCGGGATGGTGATGAAGTTTGGTTATGATGTTTTATGGTATCCTGTGCTCTACGCCACCGGTTACCTTTTTTTACTGTTTTTTATTGCCAGTCCCCTGAGAAGATTTGCCGCCTATACCATACCGGATTTCGCCGAGGGGCGTTTCAACAGCCCGCTTT
This portion of the Desulfofalx alkaliphila DSM 12257 genome encodes:
- a CDS encoding DUF485 domain-containing protein yields the protein MHNLTEVEKEKLLNKLMSAQLKLSLGLFSVFVVVLLGTPLLCYFYPDIVNYRVFGFPLNWLFLGLLFYPLTWAVAWIYVTKSIAMEEQLAREYREGGVAVDGGSMDSVGICNSTDGGYRYAGDVRSEKC